In Sphingomonas sp. R1, a single genomic region encodes these proteins:
- a CDS encoding ATP-dependent nuclease: MNENELAKEATGSAVAGAERTQHPDIALMEEPGEAVQILKDAGDLTSSVAFVGDIPEPAYDAAIADGQPVIGVADTRSIRARRWTRLESITVRNFKATQEAVIPLGQVTILVGPNGSGKSSVLQAVHWAARSASYIAPKNTTEMISFERLDYVPSSEPLRTAHKSELKTDKSSTPVEVVFGHVPIGEERSQATIKIRAARNRGGITAYMEGGAAVTPYKQRFQFITAYIPGLAGLSERESILAQPSLRRQAASGDAGGVLRNILLSLRSRRFNETHESGGVARLAQLNVYIGTVHPGIKVDVSFDEREDYHISATYTSPGLGNQNRPLETAATGLLQVIQIFAYLILFEPKIMLIDEPDAHLHPDKQERLIEALELAAAETDTQIVLTTHSPHITRSASPAVKLVWMNDGRIETDDGEAIRRLLGWGGLDKSALFFVEDEDDTALRAILRQWPELSRQLAVCRCFGIDNLPKDKLLSGLLVDGQLKIKAIIHRDGDFMSADEAIMWADRFKTDGTFPWVTTGSDVEAYFCSAAHLAALYGVAPETAEGWRATAAAKVGQVKDTFFAKRKLVNRELFPDGGSPSSDDLWNAAGGVQPETAKGKKLLAALKVVVKADGHDDKLLNAYRISPDHEVAPDLRQLLEACLVPPVAVT, from the coding sequence TTGAACGAGAATGAGCTTGCTAAAGAGGCGACCGGATCCGCTGTCGCCGGCGCCGAAAGGACGCAGCATCCGGACATCGCTCTGATGGAGGAGCCTGGTGAGGCAGTGCAGATCCTGAAGGACGCCGGCGATCTGACGAGTTCGGTGGCTTTCGTGGGTGACATACCAGAGCCGGCATACGACGCAGCGATCGCGGACGGGCAGCCGGTCATTGGCGTTGCGGACACACGCTCCATCCGCGCCCGACGTTGGACGCGACTCGAGTCGATCACTGTCCGCAACTTCAAGGCGACTCAGGAAGCCGTCATCCCATTGGGACAGGTCACAATCCTCGTCGGCCCGAACGGCTCGGGCAAGTCATCTGTTCTCCAGGCGGTCCATTGGGCCGCGCGTTCTGCCAGCTACATCGCCCCGAAAAACACCACGGAGATGATCTCGTTCGAGCGACTTGACTACGTGCCGTCGAGCGAACCCCTACGCACCGCCCACAAGAGTGAGCTGAAGACGGACAAATCGTCCACGCCCGTCGAAGTTGTCTTCGGTCACGTCCCAATCGGCGAGGAGCGCTCCCAGGCAACGATCAAGATCCGGGCTGCTCGCAACCGCGGCGGCATCACCGCGTACATGGAGGGCGGCGCGGCGGTAACGCCGTACAAGCAGCGCTTCCAGTTCATCACGGCCTACATCCCAGGACTGGCGGGTCTGTCTGAGCGTGAGAGCATCCTTGCTCAGCCGTCGCTTCGCCGACAGGCGGCCAGCGGTGACGCTGGCGGCGTACTGAGGAACATACTGCTGAGCCTGCGCAGCCGCAGGTTTAACGAAACCCATGAGAGCGGAGGTGTAGCGCGGCTCGCTCAGCTGAACGTCTACATCGGAACCGTTCACCCGGGGATCAAGGTCGATGTGTCTTTCGACGAGCGCGAGGATTACCACATCTCGGCAACTTACACCTCGCCGGGCTTGGGTAACCAGAATCGCCCCCTGGAAACGGCGGCAACTGGATTGCTCCAAGTTATTCAGATCTTCGCTTACCTGATTCTCTTCGAACCAAAAATCATGCTCATAGACGAGCCCGACGCCCATCTGCACCCCGACAAGCAGGAGAGGCTTATCGAGGCGCTCGAACTCGCCGCTGCGGAAACCGATACCCAGATCGTTCTGACCACACACAGCCCGCATATAACGCGAAGCGCCAGCCCTGCGGTGAAGCTCGTCTGGATGAACGACGGGCGGATCGAAACCGATGATGGTGAGGCGATCCGCCGCCTTCTTGGGTGGGGCGGTCTCGACAAGTCGGCGCTGTTCTTTGTCGAAGACGAGGACGACACTGCCCTTCGAGCGATCCTTCGTCAGTGGCCTGAATTGTCCCGGCAGCTCGCCGTATGCCGCTGCTTCGGCATCGACAACCTGCCGAAGGACAAGCTGCTGAGCGGCCTGCTCGTGGACGGGCAGCTCAAGATCAAGGCCATCATCCACCGAGACGGCGACTTCATGTCGGCCGACGAGGCAATCATGTGGGCCGACCGTTTCAAGACTGATGGCACCTTCCCCTGGGTGACAACAGGGAGCGACGTCGAGGCGTACTTCTGCTCGGCCGCCCATCTGGCTGCCCTTTACGGTGTCGCGCCAGAAACTGCCGAGGGCTGGCGCGCCACCGCAGCCGCCAAGGTCGGGCAGGTCAAGGACACCTTCTTTGCTAAACGCAAGCTGGTGAACCGCGAGCTTTTTCCTGACGGGGGCTCGCCAAGCTCGGATGACCTGTGGAACGCCGCCGGCGGCGTGCAGCCCGAGACAGCCAAGGGCAAGAAGCTGCTGGCGGCGCTGAAGGTCGTTGTGAAGGCCGATGGCCATGACGACAAGCTGCTGAATGCGTACCGTATCTCGCCTGATCACGAAGTAGCGCCCGATCTGAGGCAACTGCTAGAAGCTTGTCTCGTGCCACCCGTGGCCGTGACCTGA
- a CDS encoding MobA/MobL family protein: protein MIEITTPFLRQEDVDTARRAWTSYRRERRPASGLQFNIRPISEAWRIAGRSPAYRTAVANVAYIWRDSGPVDQFGPMPRAFSERRCELRSSGLLLPATAPVWATEGYTIWDAADRAARATDDFTEVSAWHVVMEIPKALPSKNWTRLATSFVEGELVAKGAIVAWAIHAMEGHADDWIIAPHVHLVVTARYWRRGERHGKRHPGWLPSWQAHRRLELSWRRHCALAVDAMNIGWRLDQAVGRR from the coding sequence ATGATCGAGATCACTACTCCGTTCCTCCGCCAGGAGGACGTGGACACGGCGCGCCGCGCTTGGACCAGCTATCGTCGCGAACGGCGACCTGCCTCCGGCCTGCAATTCAACATCCGGCCGATCAGCGAGGCATGGCGGATCGCCGGCCGCTCACCCGCCTATCGGACGGCGGTCGCCAACGTCGCGTACATCTGGCGGGACAGCGGACCCGTCGACCAATTCGGCCCCATGCCACGCGCCTTCAGCGAACGTCGCTGCGAGCTCCGGAGCTCGGGCCTGTTGCTGCCGGCCACGGCGCCCGTGTGGGCGACCGAAGGCTATACGATCTGGGACGCCGCCGATCGGGCCGCCAGGGCGACCGACGACTTCACCGAGGTTTCGGCCTGGCACGTGGTGATGGAGATCCCCAAGGCATTACCATCGAAGAACTGGACAAGGCTGGCGACCAGCTTCGTCGAAGGCGAGCTTGTGGCCAAGGGGGCGATCGTAGCCTGGGCGATCCATGCTATGGAAGGCCATGCGGACGACTGGATCATCGCGCCGCACGTCCATCTCGTCGTGACGGCCAGATATTGGCGGCGCGGCGAACGACACGGGAAGCGCCATCCAGGGTGGCTGCCGTCGTGGCAGGCACACCGCAGGCTCGAGCTTAGCTGGCGGAGGCATTGCGCGCTCGCGGTTGATGCCATGAATATCGGGTGGCGGCTGGATCAAGCGGTCGGTAGGCGCTAA
- a CDS encoding SOS response-associated peptidase, with the protein MCNLYTLRRSMAEVAAHFDAAHVTGSNAGDEVYPGYPGMVVRVAEGQRLVQSMVWGFPLRLKTMSPTAKPKPVNNIADLRKPMWVGLARKPEWRCLIPLTGFAEAEGAKGAKTRTWFSVKDEPIFAWAGLWRDSAEWGPVYSGVMTDCNAAIRPVHDRMPVLLHRDEHDRWLHGSFDDIIALQERCFPDALIVTDRTSEPWVKRKAAEPAPSLL; encoded by the coding sequence ATGTGTAATCTTTACACCCTCCGCCGCTCGATGGCCGAAGTGGCGGCTCACTTTGATGCGGCGCACGTCACTGGGTCGAATGCGGGTGACGAGGTATATCCCGGCTACCCCGGGATGGTGGTTCGTGTCGCCGAAGGGCAGCGCCTCGTCCAGTCGATGGTCTGGGGCTTCCCTCTGCGGCTGAAGACTATGAGCCCCACGGCGAAGCCGAAGCCCGTGAACAACATCGCCGATCTGCGCAAGCCGATGTGGGTGGGCCTGGCGCGCAAGCCGGAGTGGCGCTGCCTGATCCCGCTGACCGGCTTTGCCGAGGCCGAAGGCGCCAAGGGTGCCAAGACCCGTACCTGGTTCAGCGTGAAGGACGAGCCGATCTTCGCCTGGGCCGGCTTGTGGCGCGACAGCGCGGAATGGGGACCGGTCTATTCCGGCGTGATGACCGACTGCAACGCCGCGATCCGCCCGGTGCATGACCGCATGCCGGTGCTGCTCCACCGCGACGAGCATGATCGCTGGCTTCATGGCAGCTTCGACGACATCATCGCCCTTCAGGAGCGATGCTTCCCGGACGCGCTGATCGTCACCGACCGCACGAGCGAGCCTTGGGTGAAGCGCAAGGCGGCGGAACCGGCGCCTTCACTTCTCTAG